In Symbiobacterium terraclitae, a single window of DNA contains:
- the spo0A gene encoding sporulation transcription factor Spo0A: MVEGRTTVVIANDNYEERQRLMDQFDGMSEFALVGEARHGLEAVELVRSLRPDLLILDDVLPHLDGLGVLAQLEPGQRPNVLLLLSCASDRLVQHYYENGATYCLLRPCPPELVAERALLVSGHPASLQGGSAGRATPSPRTIAELLRRSGVPAHLQGYRFLKDAVQYVLSSNKSTCGMTKELYPHIARLHGTQPNRVERSIRHAIEVAWGRADINDLQRLFGATVHHVRGKPTNSEFVAMLADHLRGAVGS, translated from the coding sequence ATGGTGGAAGGCCGGACCACCGTGGTTATCGCCAATGACAACTACGAGGAGCGCCAGCGCCTCATGGACCAGTTCGACGGCATGTCGGAGTTCGCCCTCGTGGGCGAGGCGCGCCACGGCCTGGAGGCCGTCGAGCTGGTGCGGTCCTTGCGCCCGGACCTGCTGATTCTCGATGACGTGCTTCCCCATCTGGACGGCCTGGGCGTCCTGGCCCAGCTCGAACCCGGCCAGCGTCCCAACGTGCTCCTGCTGCTCTCGTGCGCCTCGGACCGCCTGGTGCAGCACTACTACGAGAACGGCGCGACCTACTGCCTGCTCCGCCCCTGCCCGCCGGAGCTGGTGGCGGAGCGCGCCCTGCTGGTCTCCGGTCATCCCGCCAGCCTGCAGGGCGGGTCAGCGGGGCGTGCGACGCCAAGCCCCCGGACCATCGCGGAACTGCTGCGCCGCAGCGGGGTGCCCGCCCACCTGCAGGGCTACCGCTTCCTGAAGGACGCCGTGCAATACGTCCTGAGCAGCAACAAGAGCACGTGCGGGATGACGAAGGAGCTGTACCCGCACATTGCGCGGCTGCACGGCACGCAGCCCAACCGGGTGGAGCGCTCGATCCGCCACGCCATCGAGGTCGCATGGGGGCGGGCCGACATCAACGACCTGCAGCGTCTCTTCGGCGCCACCGTGCACCACGTGCGGGGCAAGCCCACCAACTCGGAGTTCGTGGCCATGCTGGCCGACCACCTGCGGGGGGCGGTGGGCTCGTGA